From a region of the Halobacteriovorax sp. HLS genome:
- a CDS encoding DEAD/DEAH box helicase: MKLQRESIAPGARVEIRDAEWIIRTVQQTSTGGYALHCVGVSEIVNGKESIFLSDIEKQINVLDPENTKLVVDDSRYFRDTKLYIESLMRNTPPGDEKIHIAHKAAIDVVPYQFDPAQMALEQPRQRILMADTTGLGKTIEVGILLSELIKRGKAKRVLVLAVKSMLTQFQKELWSRFNIPLVRLDSKGIQKIRSDIPSNSNPFFYYDKSIIPIDTLKRDREYRTYLEQCYWDVIVIDEAQHVATRKKKSDRAKLAELLATRSDTLILASATPHDGSAESFASLMNMLNPTAIANPSTYGPEDIKGLFLRAFKKDIKDQVSGDFPERQIFKQVITASSEEEALYEQFTNLKFKTIDNKRTGNHLFKTVLEKSLFSSPQACSATINNRINRIKEDSRYEDDVKLLSELDKSVSSIKNKSFSKYQALLSTIKEKCKFDAKEPLSRIVIFSERVDTVKFLVENLRKDLKLSKDQLQKLTREGMSDIEIQSVVDEFGRESSKLRILVANDFASEGINLHFTCCQLIHFDIPWSLMTFQQRNGRIDRYGQKRVPQIHYLLTVSENEKINGDLRFLEILIEKDNEAHENIGDPLSFLDKEYKEEPEEIVFNAIESNQSVSDFEDMFNSISLEANDVRSNTGIEDALATVNASYGKRGWSVDSMTSSYSLFEDEMKYFLTAVEYINSDESSKKVNVRLENNDKIAYISTNEELKFRYKYYPKDIWPDDNEFCVTTDEELVKNEIEHSRSEDDTWPKVQLLWEQNPLMEWLGDKLQCSFGRHEAPIVSLPDYLDKDECIFLVNGSYPNKRGDIVISKWFGILLNKGKFQDHLTIKEVFERIKKIDHPNSGNSSNISKYQNFLDVVVSNAKEIMSEYRKGRGKKLGPKLKSELLKLKELKKKQLEVVQMEFDFENGFAEKRKAKKEQRERKIQITFEAYEKWIEETLETEDKPYIQLVALFKGGE; the protein is encoded by the coding sequence ATGAAATTGCAAAGAGAGAGCATCGCTCCTGGAGCGAGAGTAGAAATTAGGGATGCTGAATGGATTATTAGAACTGTTCAACAAACATCAACAGGTGGTTATGCGTTACATTGCGTAGGGGTGTCAGAGATTGTAAATGGAAAAGAAAGCATCTTTTTATCTGACATAGAAAAACAAATCAATGTTCTAGACCCTGAAAATACTAAACTTGTCGTAGATGACTCAAGATATTTTAGGGATACGAAACTATATATTGAAAGCTTAATGAGGAATACACCTCCTGGTGATGAAAAAATCCATATTGCCCATAAGGCAGCGATAGATGTAGTTCCTTATCAGTTTGACCCAGCACAGATGGCACTTGAGCAGCCAAGGCAAAGAATCTTAATGGCCGATACTACTGGTTTGGGTAAGACCATTGAAGTAGGAATATTGTTATCAGAACTGATAAAAAGAGGAAAAGCAAAAAGAGTATTGGTTCTTGCCGTGAAAAGCATGTTGACACAATTTCAAAAGGAATTATGGTCAAGGTTTAATATCCCGCTTGTGAGGCTCGACTCTAAAGGCATTCAAAAAATTAGAAGTGATATTCCTTCGAATAGTAACCCTTTCTTTTATTACGATAAATCGATCATCCCAATAGATACTCTTAAAAGAGATCGCGAGTACAGAACTTACTTAGAACAATGTTATTGGGATGTAATTGTTATCGATGAAGCCCAACATGTTGCAACTAGGAAGAAGAAGTCTGATAGAGCAAAGCTTGCTGAGTTATTAGCAACAAGATCTGATACATTAATTTTAGCTTCTGCAACTCCACATGATGGTAGTGCAGAGTCATTTGCTAGTCTTATGAATATGTTAAACCCAACGGCTATTGCAAATCCATCAACATATGGGCCTGAGGACATTAAAGGGCTCTTCCTCAGAGCATTTAAAAAAGATATTAAGGACCAGGTGTCAGGGGATTTTCCTGAGAGACAAATCTTTAAACAAGTAATTACAGCTTCAAGTGAAGAAGAGGCACTATATGAGCAATTCACAAACTTAAAATTTAAAACAATAGATAATAAGCGTACGGGAAATCATTTATTTAAAACAGTGCTTGAGAAGTCACTTTTCTCTAGTCCTCAAGCTTGTAGTGCAACTATTAATAATAGAATTAACCGAATCAAAGAAGATTCACGATACGAGGATGATGTAAAGTTATTATCTGAGTTAGATAAGAGTGTTAGCTCAATTAAGAATAAAAGCTTCTCGAAGTACCAGGCTCTTTTAAGCACTATTAAGGAAAAATGTAAATTCGATGCAAAGGAACCTCTTTCTAGAATTGTAATATTCTCCGAAAGGGTGGATACAGTAAAGTTCTTGGTGGAAAACCTAAGAAAAGATTTAAAGCTCTCTAAAGATCAGCTTCAAAAATTAACAAGAGAAGGCATGTCTGACATTGAAATACAGAGTGTTGTCGATGAATTCGGACGTGAATCAAGTAAACTTCGTATTTTGGTTGCTAATGACTTTGCTTCAGAGGGTATAAACTTACATTTTACATGTTGTCAGCTTATTCACTTCGATATTCCCTGGTCTTTAATGACCTTCCAACAGCGTAATGGTCGTATTGATAGATATGGACAAAAAAGAGTCCCACAGATCCATTATTTATTAACTGTAAGTGAGAATGAAAAGATAAATGGTGATTTAAGGTTTCTGGAAATCCTTATCGAAAAGGATAATGAGGCTCATGAGAATATTGGTGATCCATTAAGTTTTTTAGATAAGGAATATAAAGAGGAACCAGAGGAGATTGTTTTTAACGCTATAGAAAGTAATCAGTCTGTAAGTGACTTTGAAGATATGTTTAACTCAATATCTTTGGAAGCAAATGACGTAAGAAGTAATACAGGTATAGAAGATGCACTTGCGACAGTAAACGCTTCTTATGGAAAAAGGGGGTGGTCTGTTGACTCAATGACAAGTTCTTACAGTCTTTTTGAAGATGAAATGAAATATTTTTTAACAGCCGTTGAGTATATTAACTCGGATGAAAGTTCGAAGAAGGTTAATGTGCGACTAGAGAACAATGATAAAATTGCCTACATCTCAACAAATGAAGAACTTAAGTTTCGTTATAAGTACTACCCAAAAGATATTTGGCCTGACGATAATGAATTTTGTGTTACTACAGATGAAGAACTTGTAAAGAATGAAATTGAGCATTCACGTAGTGAGGATGATACTTGGCCTAAAGTTCAATTACTCTGGGAGCAGAACCCATTAATGGAATGGCTCGGAGATAAGCTTCAATGCTCTTTTGGACGTCATGAAGCACCAATCGTTTCGCTCCCAGATTATCTAGATAAAGATGAATGTATTTTCTTAGTTAATGGAAGCTACCCTAATAAAAGAGGAGATATTGTAATATCTAAGTGGTTTGGAATTTTGCTAAATAAAGGTAAATTTCAAGACCACTTAACTATAAAAGAGGTCTTCGAGAGAATTAAAAAGATAGATCATCCAAACTCGGGGAATAGCTCTAATATTTCAAAATATCAAAACTTTCTTGATGTTGTTGTTTCTAATGCAAAAGAAATTATGAGTGAGTATAGAAAGGGGCGAGGAAAGAAGCTTGGCCCAAAATTAAAGTCGGAGCTCTTAAAATTAAAAGAATTAAAGAAGAAGCAATTGGAAGTTGTTCAAATGGAGTTTGATTTTGAAAATGGATTTGCTGAAAAGAGAAAAGCAAAAAAAGAGCAAAGAGAGAGAAAAATTCAGATTACATTTGAAGCTTATGAAAAATGGATCGAAGAAACCCTGGAAACTGAAGATAAGCCTTATATCCAGCTTGTAGCTTTGTTCAAGGGAGGAGAGTAA